In a single window of the Nicotiana tomentosiformis chromosome 8, ASM39032v3, whole genome shotgun sequence genome:
- the LOC104093462 gene encoding indole-3-pyruvate monooxygenase YUCCA6-like, with protein sequence MDYLREIEGKRSHDPYFMNKMKRCVFVKGPVIVGAGPSGLAAAACLKEKGIPSLVLERSNCIASLWQLKTYDRLRLHLPKQFCELPLMSFPIDFPTYPTKQQFIKYLEHYAKTFDIRPVFNQSVVCANYDRNLGFWRVKTETRTTTTTTTTEYVSRWLIVATGENAEAVVPRIEGMEEFGGSIMHTSLYKSGEIFRGKKVLVVGCGNSGMEVCLDLCNHDASPSLVVRDTVHVLPREMLGKSTFGLSMWLLKWLPIRLVDRFLLIISRLLLGDTARLGLDRPEIGPLELKNLSGKTPVLDVGTLAKIKSGDIRVCPGIRALKYQKVEFENGQTENFDAIILATGYKSNVPSWLKEREMFSEKDGLPKRPFPNGWKGECGLYAVGFTKRGLLGASMDAKKIAQDIHTFWLKI encoded by the exons ATGGACTACTTGAGAGAAATAGAAGGTAAAAGATCTCATGATCCTTATTTCATGAACAAAATGAAGAGATGTGTATTTGTTAAGGGGCCAGTTATTGTAGGAGCAGGGCCTTCTGGATTAGCGGCTGCAGCATGTTTAAAAGAAAAGGGAATTCCAAGTCTGGTATTAGAGAGATCTAATTGCATAGCTTCTTTATGGCAACTCAAGACTTATGATCGTCTTCGTCTTCATTTGCCTAAGCAATTCTGTGAACTACCACTCATGTCATTTCCTATTGATTTCCCTACTTACCCTACAAAGCAACAGTTTATTAAGTACTTGGAACACTATGCCAAGACGTTTGATATTAGGCCTGTTTTTAATCAATCCGTGGTATGTGCTAATTATGACCGGAATCTCGGGTTTTGGAGAGTAAAGACAGAAACAAGGACGAcgacgacgacaacaacaacGGAGTATGTTAGCCGATGGTTGATCGTGGCGACGGGGGAGAATGCGGAGGCAGTGGTACCTAGAATTGAAGGAATGGAGGAATTTGGAGGGAGTATAATGCATACAAGCTTGTATAAAAGTGGGGAGATATTTAGAGGGAAAAAAGTGTTGGTAGTTGGATGTGGGAATTCAGGAATGGAGGTGTGTTTGGATCTGTGTAATCATGATGCAAGCCCTTCACTTGTGGTCAGAGATACT GTGCACGTCCTACCACGAGAGATGCTGGGGAAATCAACTTTTGGGCTATCGATGTGGTTACTAAAGTGGTTGCCCATACGACTTGTTGATCGATTTCTGTTGATTATATCTCGGTTATTGCTCGGCGACACAGCTCGACTCGGCTTGGATCGGCCTGAAATTGGACCCTTAGAGCTAAAAAACTTGTCCGGAAAAACACCGGTACTCGACGTTGGGACACTAGCTAAGATTAAAAGCGGAGACATTAGG GTATGTCCTGGAATTAGGGCATTGAAATATCAAAAGGTGGAATTTGAGAATGGGCAAACGGAAAATTTTGATGCAATAATCTTGGCAACTGGTTACAAAAGCAATGTGCCCTCTTGGCTAAAG GAAAGAGAGATGTTCTCAGAGAAAGATGGTCTACCAAAAAGGCCATTTCCCAATGGGTGGAAAGGAGAGTGTGGGCTTTATGCAGTGGGGTTCACTAAACGTGGTTTGCTTGGTGCTTCCATGGATGCCAAGAAAATTGCACAAGACATTCACACTTTTTggctaaaaatataa